The Oncorhynchus nerka isolate Pitt River linkage group LG11, Oner_Uvic_2.0, whole genome shotgun sequence genome includes the window GGAcaggtgattttaatgcagggaaacttaactATTTTTTACCAAATGTTTTACCaccatgtcacatgtgcaactacAGGCAACAAAACTCTTTATCACATTTACGCCATACACAGAAACACCATACACAGAAACACCATACACAGAAACATATCTcatttccggcgccgacagagatggctgcctcgcttcgcgttcctaggaaactatgcagtattttgtttttttacattggtaccccaggtaatcttaggttttattacatacagttgggaggaactattggatataagaacaacgtcaactcaccatcattacgaccaggaatatgactttcccaaagcggatcgTCTGTTTttcccaccacccaggacaatggatcggatcccagccggggAACCAAAACAACGACGCCGTAAACACATGGCGCACCACTCCCTagaatactactcgccaatgtcctgtctcttgacaacaaggtagactaaatccaagcaagggtagcattccagagagacataagagactgtaacgttctttgcttaacggaaacatggctcactcgagacacgctatcggagtcggtacagccagctggtttcttcacgcatcgcaccgacagaaacaagcatctttctggtaagaagggcaggggggtatgccttatgattaacgagatgtggtgtgatcataacaacatacaggaactcaagtccttctgttcaacTGACTTCctgaattcctcacaatcaaatgtcgaccgcattatctaccaagagaattctcttagattataatcacagccgcatatattcccccccaagcagacacatcgatggccctgaacgaacttcatttgactctatgtaaactggaaaccacaaatcctgaggctgcattcattgtagctggggattttaacaaggctaatctgaaaacaagactccctaaattctatcagcatatcgattgtgcaaccagggctggtaaaaccctggatcattgttattctaagttctgcgacgcatataaggccctcccctgccctcctttcggaaaagctgaccacgactccattttgttgctcccagcctatagacagaaactaaaacaggaagctcccgcgctcaggtctgttcaacgctggtccgaccaatcagattccacgcttcaagattgcttcgatcacgtggactgggatatgttccgcattgcgtcaatcaacaacattgacgaatacgctgattcggtgagcgagtttattagcaagtgcatcggcgaagtcgtacccacagcaactattaaaccagaaaccatggattgatggcagaagaagaagaaatttggcttgtcaccaaaagcactcacaaacttctacagatgcacaatcgagagcatcctgtcgggctgtatcaccgcctggtacggcaactgctccgcctacaACCGTAAgggtctccagagggtagtgaggtctgcacaacgcatcaccaggggcaaactacctgccctccaggacacctacaacacccaatgccacaggaaggccataaagataatcaaggacaacaaccacccgagtcactgcctgttcaccccgctatcatccagaaggcgaagtcagtacaggtgcatcaaagcagggaccgagagactgaaaaacagcttctatctcaaggccattggactgttaaacagccatcactaacattgagtggctgcttcTAACATACTGACTCCAAAACTCCAAAAATGGATGAAaaatttatcactagccactttaaactatgcaactttatataatgtttacataccctacattactcatctcatatgtatatactgtactcgataccatctactgcatcttgcctatgccgttctgtaccatcactcattcatatattttcatTTACATATTCTTTAGCactttacacttgtgtatataaggtagttgttgtggaattgttagttagattacttgttggttattactgcattgtcggaactagaagcacaagcatttcgctacactcgcattaacatctgctaaccatgtgtatgtgacaaataaaattggatttgatttgacatacaaGGCTCTACCTCACCCTCCCgttagcaaatctgaccataactatattctcctgattcctgcttacaagcaaaacaggaagtaccagcaatgcgctcaatacggaagtggtccgatgaagcggatgctaagctaaGGGGCTATTTCattagcacagactggaaaagCTCCGGAATTCATccgataacattgaggagtttaccacatcagtcaccggcttcattagtaagtgcatcgacgacgtcttCCCTACAGTGACCCCAATCAAAtaacatggattacaggcaacatctgaaCTGAGCTGCGGGCTAGAGctactgctttcaaggagcgggacaataatccagacgcttataagaaatcctgctacaacctccgacgagccatcaaacaggcaaaggatcaatacaggactaagaccaaatcctactacaccggctctaaaGCTCGTCAGATGTgttagggcttgcaaactatcacggattacaaagtaAAATGCAgcagcgagctgcccagtgacgcaagcctaccagacgaactAAATGCCTTCTAACActaaaccatgcatgagagcaccagcagttccggacgactgtgtgatctcgctgTCAGTAGCCGATTTAAGACCTTGAAACATGTTAACAATCACAAGGCCGTGGGACTAGACGGATACCAGAACGCGTACTCGGAGCATATGCTTCACTgagattttcaacctctccctgactgagtctgtaatacctacatgtttcaagcagaccaccgtagtcccttcacccaagaatgccaaggtaacctgtctaaatgtctATTGCACAGAGCACTcatatctgtagccatgaaatgctttgaaaggctggtcatggctcacatcaacaccatcatcctagacacgctggacccactccaattcgcatatcgccccaacagatccacagacgacagtatctctattgcactccacactgccctttcccacctggacaagaggaacacctatgtgagaatgctattcattgactacagctcagcattcaataccatagagcCCTCCAAGCttatcactaagctcaggaccctgggactgaacacctccctcagcaactggatcctggacttcctggtggGGCATCCTCAGGTGGTGAGAGTAAGCAACAACACGTCCGCCACACTGACCcgcaacacgggggcccctcaagggtgcgtacttagtcctctcctgtactccctgttcacccacaactgcgtgtcTGTGCACAACTTCAACACCATCCTTATGTTTTCTGATGACATgtcagtggtaggcctgatcaccgacaacgatgagaccacCTACcgagaggaggtcagtgacctgacagtgtggtgccaggacaacaacttctccctaaATGTCAGTAAGACAAAGgaactgattgtggactacaggaaacgtaggGCCGagtacgcccccatccacatcatcagtgctgtagtggagcgggttgagagcttcaagttccttgtgtccacatcactaaggaatgaacatggtccacacaaaccaacacagtcgtgaagaaggcacgacaacgtCTCTTCCCTtttaggaggctgaaaagatgtgtcctgggccctcagatcctcaaaaggttctacacctgcactattgagagcatcttgactggctgcatcaccgcttggtatgatAACTGCTTGACATCCAAcagcaaggtgctacagagggtagtgtgtacggttcagtacatcacttgggtcagacgaaggccctaaaaatgtccacccaagttatagactgttctctctgctaccgcattgcAAGTGGTACCGATGCACTGCAAGTCTGGAACTATCCTGTtacccagtcactttacccctacctatacgtACATATCtaactcaattacctcgtacacctgcacaaggactctgtactggtaccctgtgtatatagccaagttatcgttactcgttgtgtatttattccttgtgttattgtatttctatatttctctctacattgtagggaagggcccataagtaaacatttcactgttagactACCCCTGTTGTtaatgaagcatgtgacaaatacaatttgatatgatttgatataTAGTTAGGATGTGGGCACCAGAAGTAGTTTTGGGCCCCATAAGGTTGTTGGATGAAATCCCTGTATCCACTACCCACTAAAGCAGGGTTTCCCAAGCTCAGTCCTCGGGACCCCAAcgggtgcacattttggtttttagcctagcactacacagctgattaatgAATCAACTAAGCATCAAGCTTTGATAATATGAATCAGCTCTGTAGTGTTAGGGCCAAAACTAAAACGTGCCCCCCTTCGGGTCCTGAGGaaagagtttgggaaacgctggacTATAGTGCTTACCAAACATGTCGTAACTTGGAGAGCTACAGGGAGGgcgtgcaggcttttgttccagcccagcactcaCATCTGAATTCAGTAAATCAACTGCTCATCAAGGATGAACCAGTTGTGCTTTTGTTCCCTGATACTGACCTTGGTGTTGCGCTGGCGTGACTTGATGCTGGTTTCGACACACAGGTAGAAGGCAGCGATACACTTCCCCTCCAGTCTGGCCCCATCCAGTAGTGGCAGGAGCTGCTGTAGATCTGCAGCTGTCCTCCCCTGCATGCTGTCCGCACTGTCCAGCAAGCTCCGGGCAAACTCATCAGGATCCAGAGATGCAATAAAGGGCTCCACCAGCTCCAATGTCCCGGACTTCACCAcctataataatacatttaacaGACACTTTAATCCAAAGTGATTTACAGTGTTATGCACATCCATATTTCCATATGGGTGGCCCGAGCAGGAATCGAACCAACCACCCTGGTGTTACAAGCTccgtgctctactaactgagccacacaggacccacCTCCTTCTCAATCTCCCGGTTATTGGCGAGCACGGCCACCGCTAAACACGCATGGAAGCGGATGAGCTCATCCTCTTTGGAGAACGCCAATGGAAACAACCACTCAGCTGCCTGCTTCTCAATCATCAGCCGCTGGCAGCGATGGCCGCCATACATGGCGCAGTTGGCGAGCGCAACGGCACAGTGGCGAAGGACGGTGGGGTCGGTACCGCGGCACCAGAAGAGCAGGGCATCCAGGGCGCCGTTGGCGATGAGCTGGGCGGACGTCTCCTCGGTGTGTTTGAACATGTGCTCCAGGATGCCTGAGACACTGCGGGCCAGCTGGGCATCCTCTGTCTCCCTCGTCAGGTTCAGGATCACCCCCAGACCCATGCGAGCCACGTAATCTctggataggaagagagagagaggtgaaaggggTAAACAAGAAGACGAGTATACAACTAGGTTTATAAAGACTAAGACTTACTGTATGTGGGTCCTGGAAACTGGCCCTAACGGTTAGGACCAAGACAATATTTTGTATAACCGAAAAAGTACATGTAGGCATTTAGTGAATACACACCTGTTCTCAGAGACCAGTATCTGCTCCAGTAGTTTGGCAGACTCATAGGTGATCTCCACAGCAGGTGTCATGAGGAGTTGCAGGAGCAGCTCCAGTCCTCCATCCAGTCGTATCCTGTTGCATATCTCCTCTGCGACCTGCCTTCCCACAGTGGGTAGAACCCAGGCCTCCTCTACTAACTGGAACGTCTCTGCTATGGCTCTGCGGGTCTCATCTAGATCCAAGGTATCTTTGGCTGATTTCAGTGTCTTGATAGCGGAGCGCAGGGCTGGGAGCGAGGTGTCCAAAACATCCTGAACGTCGGCACCGTGGACACCTGGCGAGACCGGTGGGGCTTTCGGTTCCGAGGATGAGCTAGAGCTGCCCGACCTCCGGTTCCCCATCCGGCTGACATATTCCGGTACTGTGAGTCTTTCAGAGCTGAACATGGAGAGGTATCGATAGAGTCTCCAGAGGGAAACGGTTAGAGATAAGAGCATCCACCAACTAGCTCTGACAGGGCCCAGAGGGCTTGTGGTTGGCcctgatcaataacagatcaaTTGTCTATTTCTCAGGAGAAATAAACTGGTGCATATTAACCTGGTTAGAACTGAATGGGAAACAATGTTTGTCTTGCATTCGAGTTGTTTAGACACATAAACAAACCACGATAGGTGAAATTACAATCCCATCATCTGGACTGGATGCTAAACTTTAAATGAAGTGACAGCTTTTAGTAAATTGCATCATCATCACACTGATGTCATCTTTGAAAATAAGTGGATAAAGACATACTCATCTCGCATCATCATGACCAAGCAGTCACACTATGCTTGCATTTAAACACGGATGTCCTCCGTTTTCTCCTATCATTTACACGAGGCCTTCTTGGATCAAATTATGTCTACTCAGAATAACCCGACTCCAAATAAATTATCAAGCCTTCACTGTATCCACTATGAAATAATGTATCACCACTGCGGATGTTCGTTCACAAAGCTGCTAGACgggatttttttttctctaaaAGCCCATTACACAAATGACGTTTACCAGCTGGATGGAGAAATATAAACAGCTCTGTTGTCTTCTGTCTCTCGCTTGCATTACTGAGATTTAATCCAGACAAAGACGCACTGTTCATCAAAATGCCTCTCACGGTTTTCCTTTTTCCTCTCTATTCACATGACTCTCTATTGCTATGCTTTAAACCACACAAAATATATATCTTATTTCCGTATTATTAAAATAGCCCTCTCTTTGACATCCTTTCCTCAGCATCTTCGAGCATCCTGAAACTAGGACCGCCCATTACCTTCAGGATATATTTACAGACCAACTGTCTTGCCGAGGTCTGCTCAGCAACAAAGCGCCAGTATGTTGCTCGTCTCCACTATGCCCCCTTGTGGATCAAGGTAGAAGCATAATCAATCCACAAGGTGTTACACACATAAACTGTGCTAAATATGTTGTTATGGAGCTACAATAAGATAAAACAGTGCACATCAATTACTACATCAGCAGAAGCAAATAACAATATGTTGTCCATTGTAGTCATTAGGCCTTTCACTGTTGCTTAAAGGGTCAATCTGTGATTTCTACATTAATCTTTGGACTTTTTAATTCATGATATAggccacagtgccttcagaaagtaatcTTACCCCTTGATTTATTGCACATTTAGTTGTATTATAGCCTgaattaaaattgattaaataaaacattttctcaCCCATCTCCACGCCATAAGTATTCAGCCCTCTGAGTCattactttgtagaagcacctttggcagcgtttacagctgttagtctttctgggtacgtctctaagagctttccacacctggattgtgagacatttgcccattattcaaattttccaagcagatttaagtcaaaattaTAACTCGGGCCacccaggaacattcactgtcttcttggtaagcaactctttgtagtgactggatgtatcgatacaccatccaaagtgtaattaataacttcaccatgctcaaagataTATACAATGTCTGATTTATTTGTGCCTATCTACCAGTAAGTCTCCTTCTTTGgcaggcattggaaaacctccctggtctttgtggttgaatctatgtttgaaattcactgctcgactgagggaccttacagacaactgtatgtgtggggagcagagatgaggtagtcattcaaaagtaatgttaaaacactattattgaacacagaatGAGTTCATgcaacttgttaagcacatttttactcatgAACGTATTaaggtttgccataacaaaggggttgaataatagtttactcaagacatttcagcttttcatttttaatgaatttgtaaaaatgttgaaAAACATTATTTGACGTTGACATTATGGGACATTGTGTGTTGGTCAGTGATAaacaattcaggctgtaacaacaacattttgaagaaatcaaggggtgtgaatactttctgaaggcactgtaatagccattgattcttgaataatATCATTCATTAATACTTCATGAGCTTGGTTTTAGTTCAACTGAGTGACCCCATCACAACCCAAAATATCAGCTTGTTTGACTCTTTTGTTTGAAAAACTGTCATTTTAAACAAACACTGtttagcctcaaaacatggtttaaACTATACTTTTTATAGCATggttggtcagtccttgcattcaTAGCTCTGATAACTATGCATTTTAgattggttacatttctccagccccatccctcagctgtttaccgaAACATTGGCGGGGTAGGGTAGTCACTTTTTTATTGTTCAAATTGCAGACTGCCCCTTTAATGATTATAACTTACATAATTTACAACATTTACAAATAGTGTCAGTGATTCTCTTATCAACCAGACCAACAAGGCCACTAACAGAAACTGTGTTAGGTCTACACTACTGATCACTCGGACATCTATACTGTGAGATTTTGGATTTTGTGCAACCTACCTAGTACTGTTGGCTTATGTAACTTCTTCAAAGTAGATTAACTAGACAATTGGAACTCAAACTCTCTCGCTCATTTTGAAAAGTTTATTCCCAAAACGCTATATCCACCAATTTTTCACGTTTGTGTTTTTTCATTAGAAATGATTGGTTATGGGTACCTTCATTTGTGTTTAAAATATTACTGTTTTCAGATTCATAGATTTTAGATGTGTATTACATTGTGTTATTTTTTGCTCAACGCTAATTATTaattgtttagctggaatggaatgttcgtatatattgtatatttgaCTATGATATGTGATTGTCTCAGCTAGCTATCTTAATAGTGTAAGTCGCTCTtgtcacgactcccaccgaaggtggctcccctgcctgttcgggtggcgctcggcggtcgtcgtcgccggtctactcgctgccaccgatccccttttccttttctgtttgttatGTCTTATTGGTTGCACCTGTCTCTTATTTTGTTTTGATTCAGGACTATTTAACCTGTTAGACCCGCCTGttattgtgcgggcttgttttctgTCAGTCGAGGTTGTTGTGTGTAGTggtccagtctgtttgtgccCTGTGTTGGGTTGGACAATTTTTGATTATTCGCCTGTTGTTTTGGGCGTTATATTGGAGGCCGAAATAAAGTCTGGTTTCCTCATTATCCTCTGCGCATGACTCTGCACCCACCACTCCAGGCGTTGTGacagctctggataagagcatctgctgaatGACTAAAGTGTCAAATGCAAATGTtacagatctcatattactgtattgATTCATTTTGTAAAAACATTTAGTAATtattgatgtcacaaatgtatcatttgtacagttctttattACAAATGTCGTTATTTGTTACTTTGACTGTAAAACCAGCAGTACTacttatttctctgagagtgaggcagatatatagtgttttgcaacaacaaaaaatgcttATTTGTCACTCTGAAATGAAATCATCAAGGGATAgatgtcattgaacaaccccatgccatgattagatagtgataaAAAAACACCAATCTCTTTCACAAGATCTTTAAACGATGAAAGCTAACTACCAGCATTTGATATAAAGCATTTTTGAGTGAAACTCTTTATTTACTGATTGCTTCAGCAAAAACAAAGTTGATAACAAGGTTGAAACAAGGTCTAAGTAAACATTCTGTAGAGGTGAATGACACTGGTAGCCATTGCATTGCATTTGTAATTGATTAGTAGCACACTGTTCTCTATCCCCTGGGTCCTCTCCGTCACACAcccagagagacccagagagacagacagcatgagGCTCGGGCTGATAC containing:
- the LOC115136815 gene encoding NAD(+) hydrolase SARM1; its protein translation is MLLSLTVSLWRLYRYLSMFSSERLTVPEYVSRMGNRRSGSSSSSSEPKAPPVSPGVHGADVQDVLDTSLPALRSAIKTLKSAKDTLDLDETRRAIAETFQLVEEAWVLPTVGRQVAEEICNRIRLDGGLELLLQLLMTPAVEITYESAKLLEQILVSENRDYVARMGLGVILNLTRETEDAQLARSVSGILEHMFKHTEETSAQLIANGALDALLFWCRGTDPTVLRHCAVALANCAMYGGHRCQRLMIEKQAAEWLFPLAFSKEDELIRFHACLAVAVLANNREIEKEVVKSGTLELVEPFIASLDPDEFARSLLDSADSMQGRTAADLQQLLPLLDGARLEGKCIAAFYLCVETSIKSRQRNTKIFQEIGAVQSLKRIVMYSSNGTACALAKRALRMMGEEVPRRILSSVPNWKGGEVQRWLQVIGFSAYTERFQELQVDGDLLLNITDQDLSTDLGMTAGLTRKRFLRDLRVLKTYANYSTCDPNNMADWLGEVDPRFRQYTYGLVQSGVDRKNVLHLTNQQLQSDCYVENGIHRAKILAATRRPIKPCLTDAQPPGPDVFISYRRTTGSQLASLLKVHLQVRGFSVFIDVEKLEAGKFADKLIQSVQRARNFILVLSANALDKCMGDTGMKDWVHKEIVTALAGKKNIVPVTDNFLWPDPNTLPEDMKTILNFNGIKWSHEYQEATIEKILRFLMGNPSQDLTDSPKTDCPKGPQGPQKK